One stretch of Thalassophryne amazonica chromosome 19, fThaAma1.1, whole genome shotgun sequence DNA includes these proteins:
- the fbxo30a gene encoding F-box only protein 30a, with amino-acid sequence MKMEELHTHCLKCINRRCMVRPETGVSCDLIGCPLVCGAVFHSCKLEEHRLLCPYERLPCLNSGFGCPFTIARIKMAQHLETCPASIVCCTMEWNRWPVSYADRKSYEHLSKEFDEVEQLDMALALQDQRMLLESLKVTTMVSKNGYKQADESDKMTTASSAPEMVFSNGTVEMEEEPYNELFRASVETRRSLAAAFDLLTNSKDINVLVGNLNGERTERNGENGDSHTSYVVEGGKNVDMKESDTDSECEFGAVGGVDCAVVTDGEDGVSWEEENEFVELFFENKEDLVSEPINDSNLAWPQMPHNYIPVVAEEPPVPQQAPLSPPLPFLLSDHVQDNFLQHLPSELRYRCMERKLQSVEVLRGISMFTFSGRRALLSDPYLFRAKMEDKAVDTSDLDVADDPMGLHGIDLITAALLFCLGDSPGGRGISDSRFVDGYHIDFGTQTFSFPSAILATNTMVGDIASASACDHASPQLSNPSPFHTLRLDLVLECVARYQTKQRSMFTFVCGQLFRRDEFSSHFKNVHGDIHAGLNGWMEQRCPLAYYGCTYSQRRFCPSVQGFRIIHDRHLGSFGVQPGLAYKTGDGLPRSTCCFSAQYDQFSCLPFEVLQHVASFLDSFSLCQLSRVSRTMREVCASLLQMRGMVVLLWEKKRLADGTPSWQISDKVWRFSTAFGTVKEWKFANITSMADHLKKCKFNTIARREEAIPLPCMCFTRELTKEGRCLRSVLKPVA; translated from the exons ATGAAAATGGAGGAGCTGCACACCCATTGCCTTAAATGTATTAATAGAAGATGTATGGTAAGACCAGAGACTGGTGTTTCCTGTGACCTCATTGGCTGTCCTCTTGTTTGTGGGGCAGTTTTTCACTCCTGCAAACTAGAGGAACATCGTCTGCTGTGTCCATATGAAAGACTGCCTTGTTTAAACAGTGGATTTGGTTGCCCATTCACTATTGCAAGGATCAAAATGGCACAACACCTTGAGACATGCCCAGCGAGTATAGTATGTTGTACTATGGAGTGGAACCGCTGGCCTGTGAGCTATGCTGATCGTAAATCCTATGAACATTTGAGCAAAGAGTTTGATGAGGTTGAGCAGCTGGATATGGCTTTGGCTCTGCAAGATCAGAGGATGCTTTTGGAGTCCCTGAAGGTGACAACCATGGTGTCAAAGAATGGATATAAGCAAGCTGATGAAAGTGACAAGATGACGACGGCATCAAGTGCACCGGAAATGGTGTTTAGTAATGGAACAGTGGAAATGGAAGAGGAGCCTTATAATGAATTGTTTAGGGCCTcagtggagacaagaagaagtttGGCTGCAGCGTTCGATCTCCTCACTAATTCCAAGGATATTAATGTACTAGTTGGAAATTTAAATGGAGAAAGGACAGAGAGGAATGGAGAAAATGGTGATAGTCATACCAGCTATGTTGTTGAGGGTGGGAAGAATGTAGACATGAAAGAAAGTGACACTGACTCAGAGTGTGAGTTTGGAGCTGTAGGTGGAGTGGATTGTGCGGTGGTGACCGATGGAGAAGATGGTGTTAGCTGGGAAGAAGAGAATGAATTTGTTGAGTTGTTTTTTGAAAACAAGGAAGACCTTGTCAGTGAGCCAATAAATGATTCCAACCTTGCCTGGCCGCAGATGCCTCATAATTACATACCTGTTGTAGCAGAGGAGCCTCCTGTACCTCAGCAAGCACCACTGTCACCTCCTCTGCCATTCCTCCTGTCAGATCACGTGCAAGATAACTTCTTACAACACTTGCCCTCTGAACTCAGGTATAGGTGCATGGAGAGGAAGCTGCAGAGTGTAGAAGTATTAAGAGGAATAAGTATGTTTACATTCAGTGGCCGCCGTGCTCTACTATCAGACCCTTACTTGTTTCGCGCAAAAATGGAGGACAAGGCAGTGGATACATCTGACCTGGATGTGGCAGATGATCCGATGGGACTCCACGGCATTGATCTCATTACTGCTGCATTGCTCTTTTGCCTCGGTGACTCACCAGGAGGCAGAGGAATCTCAGACAGCAGGTTTGTTGATGGTTACCACATTGACTTTGGTACACAGACTTTCTCTTTTCCTTCAGCTATTCTTGCAACCAACACCATGGTAGGAGACATCGCTTCAGCCTCGGCCTGTGATCATGCCAGCCCGCAGCTTTCCAACCCAAGCCCGTTCCACACGCTGAGGCTGGACTTGGTGCTTGAATGTGTGGCTCGATACCAAACCAAGCAGCGATCCATGTTCACTTTTGTTTGCGGACAGTTATTCCGTCGGGATGAGTTCTCCTCTCATTTCAAGAATGTTCATGGGGATATCCACGCTGGACTCAATGGCTGGATGGAGCAACGGTGCCCCTTGGCATACTATGGCTGCACTTATTCCCAAAGACGCTTCTGTCCTTCTGTGCAGGGTTTCCGAATCATCCATGATAGGCACCTTGGCTCTTTTGGGGTTCAGCCTGGACTGGCCTACAAAACTGGTGACGGTCTCCCAAGAAGTACTTGTTGCTTTAGCGCTCAGTACGATCAGTTCAGCTGCCTTCCATTTGAAGTGTTGCAACATGTGGCAAGCTTCTTGGACAGCTTTAGCTTGTGCCAGCTGTCCAGAGTGTCCCGCACCATGAGAGAGGTATGTGCTAGCCTACTCCAGATGCGTGGCATGGTCGTCTTGCTTTGGGAGAAGAAACGCCTTGCTGATGGGACTCCTTCATGGCAGATCAGTGACAAA gtCTGGCGATTCAGCACAGCTTTTGGTACAGTGAAGGAGTGGAAGTTTGCCAACATCACCAGCATGGCTGACCATCTGAAGAAGTGCAAGTTCAATACAATTGCCCGGCGGGAGGAGGCTATCCCGCTGCCGTGCATGTGCTTCACCAGAGAGCTCACGAAAGAGGGCAGGTGTTTACGTTCAGTTCTCAAACCTGTAGCATAA